tataaaaaacagtgCTACTTTAGTACGTATTTAAAACTTTGCAGTTTACCTTTATAATTACACATGCTTCTCAAGAATCTCAAGTTTTCActtcactttaattttatagttatctATACTGTTTGCTGTAACATTTTGACTTGTGTCAAAGAAAAATAGTCCAACAAACGAAATTAGGAAAACGAAAAATTTTACcaacaaaatgtttattaagattgtgtagttattaaatattataaaaatgaaactcgtttttaaaaatatcgataaagaTGGCAGTGGGTTAGTATTATTGTTAACACATGAAATATGGTACGATTTCATCAGTCTATGTTtaacgatatttattttaaactattttattatatctatatctatctttGTTAGGAGCATCGCCCTCATTCCCGAGGAGTCTGAGGATATGTGGCACGCTTACAATCTCATTTCTGAAGGCGATGCAGTTACAGCATCAACAGTTCGAAAAGTACAAACAGAGTCTTCCACTGGATCATCTACTAGTAGCCGAGTTCGCACGACCCTCACTATAACCGTCGAAACTATAGATTTCGATACTCAAGCTTGTGTATTACGGCTCAAAGGTCGTAATATTGTTGAAAACCAATATGTGAAGGTATATTATCCTCAGttggtatgtatatatttataggaTATTATcatgtattgttttttaaatgtattcgaCAAAAATTCTAGATGGGAGCATATCACACCTTGGACTTAGAACTAAACAGAAAGTTTACTTTACGCAAACCATTATGGGACTCGGTGGCTTTAGAACGGGTGGAGATGGCCTGCGATCCTGCTGCCAGTGCAGATGTAGCAGCAGTAGTGATGCAAGAAGGTCTAGCTCACGTCTGTCTCATCACACCCTCCATGACATTAGTTAGATCTAAGATAGATGTTACTATACCCAGAAAACGAAAAGGATTTATACAACAGCATGAAAAGgtattagtatattatttataaatatagaattattttatagagAATTTGAATATaggaaataaaattcatttatatgtttaaaaaccTTTACATTATTGAAcagtaacaaacaaaaaaggaCATAACCTTACtctatatatattgtaaaattctTGTTAAAATTGACATTTTGATATGGTTGATGGTTGATTATGGATTACTCATTGTAAAGGTTGCTAGGAAGAAAAAATTATGTACCATTTGCTTCTAATGGAATTTGAgttatttttactaaacatttgtatagttttgttactttttgcatttttatattaaaataagtaaattagtaAAGAAATAGggttttattacaaaagtacATCTGCAGAATGTTTTCTCTACTCCTGGAATttcctggaagagattgcttctCAGCTATAAGACCATTATTTCTACTCTGTGCTATTTTGCTAGAATTTTTATTGCTGTTTTTGGGtactaaaaattgtattattgtatctGTTTATTTTCAGGGTTTGAACAAGTTCTATGATGCCGTTATGCAAGGAATATTGAGGCATATAGATTTTAGTGTAGTTAAGTGTGTAATCATTGCGTCCCCTGGCTTTGTAAAAGATCAGTTTTTTGATTACATGATGCAACAGGCAATCAAAACTGATAATAAGTTGCTCATTGAAAACAAGTCTAAATTTTTGCTTGTTAAAGCATCATCTGGATTTAAACATTCTTTGAAAGGTAAAATACATCTAAGCCTATTATGTAATATgcataaaaagaattataatttataaaattcaaatataatttaaaagtctATGTAGCAAACAAACTAGAAATCTTTTAGTTTCTtcttattagtattatattCTCTACAGcacttaaaaacatttacagtttttgataacaaaaaaaggtTGGCAAGGGCgtacttatctctaaaagagatctcttccagtcaacccataatagtaaatgtatatacatattttaataatactatgaaaataatagtaaagatattatttcatattacacAAAATTAGACAAACTAAATAGTTTCAACTGTGTTATTTGTGTTACAGAGGTACTCCAAGAACCAGcagttatgaataaaatatcagATACAAAAGCAGCAAGCgaagtaaaattattagaaagttTCTACACAATGTTACAATTAGAACCGGCCAAGGCATTTTATGGGAAAAAGCATGTTGAACGAGCAAATGAAGCAATGGCTATAGAAACCCTTATGATATCTGATAAACTTTTCAGGTAATAATGTATGATGAATATATGAAAGGCCTGGGAAAAAAGAGGTTTTGTCCAAAAGGGCCAAATTAAggttaaattttaatgagagccaaacaacaaaaatatatataaattcaaccAAAAAATCATCCTCAAAGTCATCTTTACTCCTTATgtgacattattttaataattctttattctATTTACTCTTGTATTGAAAAGACATTACTTAAACACTATCAATATAAAGGAGGAAAAGAGTCCTCTTTACCACTATtgttaaagtagtttttttaggTGATTATACAGCTTTTTCCCACatactattaatttattatgtcaCATGACAATACTCATTAAGAGCTATAATAATCAATCGGAAACTCAAATAAATTTgacttaaccttttttttacccTCTTGGCCCTTTATATGATTATTTGCTTTCCGATGATCTTGGTCTTTGTGATAGTGTCAACATTTTACGGCAACATTGTCACTGTGTTGTATCTAGCAGATGAGTTTGAcagtcttaaaaaaaaatcaattacatattaaaataataacttaaaacctagttgcaaataaatatatcttttcaatttattgtaaatttgtatgtgtgtagatatttttgtttgtgtcTCTAATATTTTCCTGAAATAATAGACTACCCATAAAAGTTCTGTTAAAAATTTTCTCAAAATTTGTAATAGTGTAAAATAGTCATTACATTCAAATTAACTCATTTGTATAGACAAAGCTAGATAGTCTTTGTGCATGGTAGCTGCAAACCAAACTACTTTCTGGTAGATACATCTTCACTTTCTAATTCAAATACTTATCATTAGAGATAATTGAAATGCTATGTACAATGGAGTCCATTGATTAGAACAATGTTATATgacgttaaatttaatttttattgtaaaggtGTCAAGATATACAGAAGCGAAAAGAGTATGTGTCCCTGGTTGATTCGGCGAGAGAGAATGGTGGTGATGTAAGGATATTTTCAAGCATGCATGTTTCTGGTGAACgtaagtaaaataacttgcctGTTAATGTTTTGCAGTTTTAAACAatctattcttattttttttttacgagcAACAGAGTGAGTAAAtgtataatgtaatgtaatataaatgatTTACAATAATCGCTGTTTCtgtcttattataattttatgtgtgGAATATGCATGTTAAATGTATAGAATGTAGATAGGAGTTAAGGTTTTGTAAGTGTCGCTTAACAAAATTTTGAGTGCTTACAACTGTCATGTCAGTCCcacaataaattactttaaaagaaATCTTTAGGTTTCTaatcttgtttaaaaaattgaattggTATTATACACTGGTCGTTTTTCATAGAAATCTAAAAATATGTCATTAAATTTTTGAGTTaaatattggaacgaagttccttacggcaggcttgacatttcgctgggtgaccgaactgaaaaaaatgtgatactaaaaccgtaagaaaaatatataacggaagtgacgtactcgtaatatcagtcacacgactgtataatatgacatttgtaaaactaaaatattactagtaaactttttttttaattatttatgtaattttatactatcaacaaaaataaataaagacatttgttttttttttcatttaatagtttgaattattattattttatttgatttattttattttatggtatttgttattttcgaaaatactaaatttcctaaatacttttatgtacttaattaaaaaccagtcaacaaaattaaaaaaaaatcaagaactagaaaatatatttatatatattttcttcaacattttttttttcaaattgtgttgcttctatactatccgaaggaacttcgttcatAAAATACAAGTTGGACAGCTAATTAGCTACttttactatacaatttggctactaaaaattgaaaaacttcacttctcatatatatttttttaaggataGACATATTGgttaaaaatttctattttatatattataattctaaataaataaatactaaatagtaATGCATTTTCaagttaaaagaaaatagtCCGAGATCAAGTAATATTCCACTGATCCTATGTATAGTTCCTTTcctaattccttttttttttacagaattgGATCAGTTAACTGGTATAGCTGCAATTTTACGCTTTCCGATGCCCGAGCTTGAAGATAGTGATGGACCAGAAAGTGACTCAGATTCAGATTAGGATAAAATGAAACATTTGTGCTTTGAAATGTGTTGAATACCTTTTGATAAATGTTACATTTATCATTGTTGTTTTATGTtgacttatttaataatatagaataataaactcttaatatttaagtatattaagtTATTTCTAAACCTCCAAATAGAtacatgtaaaaatttattaatgtgtaatataaataggtgtaattataaactaatacaaaatatatttattgaaaaaagcaaataaaacacaatttacagtaatgtatttttattaatttgaattaagaCGACGCGGCTTCTAACATTTgcattttttgttttcgtttctCTGCTTTTTTGTCTTCTTTGACTTTTTCGTCGTGTAAACGCCTCTTTTTCCTCAAGAGCCATATTTCTTTCTTTCGTTTCTCTTGTCCAGCTTTCATGCTCTTATACAAGTTCCTGTGTTTCTTTCTTACAAGTTTCTCTCTTAACCTGAAAGCTTGTTTATCTTCTATTTCTTTCTGATAAGGATGTTCTTTGTGAGTTACACCAGATGTAACAGCCATGgcttttttctaaaataaattaaataaatcagtaaATTATACCTGGTTCTGTGGTTTCAACTTTTTTctgtacttttttttcaaaatttctttaCCAATGTCAATACCATTCAATTAAAATGGTTAAAATTATCTTCTGACAAAAGGACAAAAATtaagttatctatacaaataaataaaattggagtgtctattaaaataacctctttttacacgctgtatacacggtacatataccaaaatagcattttttataatttttgtctgtctgtttgttccggctaatctatgaaacgactggaccgattaagacgggactttcactggcagatagctgacgtaatAAGCAGTAACTAAGTAAGCAATCtatgcttttatttttaaaaaaaatatttattttgtaattgagaactgaacaatatatatttttttaattcctcgCGGACGAATTCATGGCCACAGCTAgtactttataaaatacattgtaCAATAATGTTCTTACACTATGATTACTTAATAAGAAATTTCAATAAACTACTCTTGGAAACATCGAGGGGAGGCTCACAATGAGGGGACGTCATATACccaaacaaaaacatatttgtcTAGATACAAACATCTGCCTGAAGCAGGAAataaacacagctaaataaaagttaaataatatacagCACTATATACCTTTTCCTTAGCTATTTTCTTTTTCTCCGGATCAATGTCGTTCTCACTGTCTTCAGACTGGGAATCTTGCTCCACTTCTTGCTGGTACTGTTTTGTGAGGGCTGCTTCAGCGTCGCCACTGTCCTCTTCTTTTTCATCATTATCTTCATCACTCGCTTCTTCGATGTCACTATCTGATGGATCATCTCCATCTGTAAATTAAATGTGGTTAGTTTACCGAAGTTTTGAGAAAGGTCAGTAGGAAAGTGTTCTCGACGTCATAAGGTTATCTTTTTTTAGAGTTTACTACTTAAGAATAGATTTTCATGTAAGGTCCCTGTATGAacaaaatatgaggagtaaaagtAACTGAATGAATggcctcgttacgtttttgttaacggcAACTATCAAAACCCTATTGAGTTCGGATAGATGGtgttatttgatactagctgctGGCCGCGaggtcgtctgcgtgaacgctatacagcaccaaaaacacctacgattatacctttaaaaataacattcatttacccgtttcatctttacatttcatatctacagaaaaatctcatagatggcactgctttaaaattgtcttgtctacttacattcatttaattatgtttatcggcttactTACttagctagcttatatagcatggttattaacataataacaacaactttcaaatatgcgtcgttagattacacgttgttacagaatgtgttgagaaaataaaggttcactgctcgttcccggtaggtgatagcatgataatatgtaacctatatgttgacccgacttcttaataatattagtgactaatttgaagtaaatccatgtggtaatttttgagtttatcccggatatacatacagacaaacaattctaaaaactatatttttggcttcggtatcgattgtagatcacaccccaagtattcttttaaaaaagtattcaatatacagttttgactttcctaccattttattatatgaatagatgtttatttatatttgatatggtattaatctttttcttagctTTTTAGAGCCTATTTAGACTTCCAGATAAGAAGGAGTAACTCCAGTCATGCATCTGAGCTGACACatacatgtttttatttatttattattaccatacaaacatgtaacaaaaatacatattagaCATTCACGAAAAAACCACTCGACATTTACATAggaatatgtttaaataaataaataaataaataaatagtttttatttgctcaaattatgtagtttacaatatcaagaagccctgcgacccgtgctagcttaataaagctgtgttacaggccacagtgtcttccccaaaaattagtttattgttacataatcagaaTTTGCGTTCAGATAccgaatacataaataatactaatctgtatacaaagatgacaagacaataaaaaacaaggattataaatacaaaatttggaaaaaacaaaaaaggttgacaattattaaagtttggaaatatttaccatcaaaacaattttttaaaaataagtttttttttattcttaatattaacgaatattttattaagtataagcGAAGTGAGAGTAAGTACTCGCATGCTGTtttgtgtgtgtctgtgtgtgtgtgtgtgtgtgtgtgtgtgtgtgtgtgtgtgtatgtgtgtgtgtgggtgggTGTGTGTGTACTTTTGTCTATAATGGATAGCTGATTGTGCAAGTTTTTTACAGTAATGATTAGTTTTACTTTAGCAATTTTAAGTGCAGATAAGATTTTCAGTATCATCATAAGATAagctcaaaaaatagttaaaaatttttgttttacatattttactatTGTCAGAAGAAACtttcaacattttattaattttgttatagatAAAAGGTCccaagtaacaataaaatttacgaaTAAACGCAGTTCGAAACTTTTGATTGTTGGAACA
Above is a genomic segment from Melitaea cinxia chromosome 5, ilMelCinx1.1, whole genome shotgun sequence containing:
- the LOC123653987 gene encoding protein pelota translates to MKLVFKNIDKDGSGSIALIPEESEDMWHAYNLISEGDAVTASTVRKVQTESSTGSSTSSRVRTTLTITVETIDFDTQACVLRLKGRNIVENQYVKMGAYHTLDLELNRKFTLRKPLWDSVALERVEMACDPAASADVAAVVMQEGLAHVCLITPSMTLVRSKIDVTIPRKRKGFIQQHEKGLNKFYDAVMQGILRHIDFSVVKCVIIASPGFVKDQFFDYMMQQAIKTDNKLLIENKSKFLLVKASSGFKHSLKEVLQEPAVMNKISDTKAASEVKLLESFYTMLQLEPAKAFYGKKHVERANEAMAIETLMISDKLFRCQDIQKRKEYVSLVDSARENGGDVRIFSSMHVSGEQLDQLTGIAAILRFPMPELEDSDGPESDSDSD